The Canis aureus isolate CA01 chromosome 22, VMU_Caureus_v.1.0, whole genome shotgun sequence genome has a window encoding:
- the LOC144294199 gene encoding uncharacterized protein LOC144294199, with protein sequence MQCGLSGCFGKELLPPRRSSARCSQEQKAEGEEPLPPPAVRPLERPLAASLSGTLAKEACGAQVTGRGFMPAAQVQAHDRTTQDSPGDSPERSVMVGGMASPFPVPRAAGYCHNRMMVRTMQPSCQQPDDGANPPGWQNQEPERTQVLSNIAELLNQLTLEPTLFLDLQLCKRRRFLNASKPFELDFLSLAAERI encoded by the exons ATGCAATGCGGATTGAGTGGCTGCTTTGGGAAGGAGCTGCTGCCGCCCCGGAGAAGCTCTGCACGGTGCTCccaggagcagaaggcagagggagaggagccgCTTCCACCTCCAGCCGTTCGGCCTCTCGAGCGCCCCCTGGCGGCCAGCCTGTCAGGCACGCTGGCAAAGGAGGCCTGCGGGGCCCAGGTCACCGGGCGCGGCTTCATGCCTGCCGCCCAGGTGCAGGCTCACGACCGCACCACGCAGGATTCCCCAGGGGACAGCCCAGAGAGATCTGTGATGGTGGGAGGAATGGCTTCTCCTTTTCCTGTGCCAAGGGCTGCTGG ATATTGTCATAACAGAATGATGGTCAGAACGATGCAGCCATCTTGCCAGCAGCCAGATGATGGAGCCAACCCTCCAGGATGGCAGAACCAAGAACCAGAAAGAACCCAAGTCCTGAGTAACATAGCTGAACTGCTGAATCAACTAACCCTTGAACCCACCCTGTTTCTGGACCTCCAGCTCTGTAAGAGGCGGCGTTTCCTTAATGCTTCTAAGCCATTTGAACTAGATTTTCTATCTCTTGCAGCTGAAAGAATCTGA